ACTTGGCTTTTATGGCTGCGATAAAGCTGTCGCTGAAAGAATATTGCTTCACGAGGATAAGATGCGTTCCAGCGACAACGATTATGACTGGCTTGGTCCTGGAATTTACTTCTGGGAAAACAACCCTCAGCGAGCTATTGACTATGCTCAAATGCTAAGGGATTATCCGAATCGATCTAGGAAGCCAATCATAGAGCCTGCCCCTATACGACTATGTAACGTCACCACGAAGTGGTGGCGTTTTTAAATGCATGCGTGCGCGGCTGTCGAGCTTAGTCGAGCTTTGAGCGCGTAGTTGCTACGAACACGAATTACAAGCACCGACTTTCCTCACAACGGAACTCAGCGACCTTATTCCTACGTAATGAGGCTCTCTAACGGGCTAACGGAACTCATCGCCGCTATATGACCTTAATGAGCCCGATACGCCGAGAAAAATACGAAATAACGTCTCTCAGTTCCGTTAGTGATAAGAAAAGCCCCATTTGCACCGAATAACGTCTCTCAGTTCCGTTAACGCCGGCTCTCATCTTGAAGGCCCATATATCCAACATCGCCAATATTCAATCGGTATGACCGGTATCTCACATTGCCACCTACAACCAACAAATACTGCTTCTCAACCAAGCCGTGCAGCAATCGGCGAGCATACCGATCCGTGACTCGAAGATGTGCGGCAAGCTCGTTCGGCTTGAACGGTCGTAGTGACCGTCTTGCATACCGTACAGTCTCAGCCTCCAGACAGCTTAACTCGGCGTTCACCTCGCACGAAACAAATTTCCCCAAGAACGAAAGGATGAGCTGCTTGCAAAATTCCGGCTCTTCTCTAATGGACAAATAAGCGATCGGTAAATAGATCCAATCATCGAGCGATAGTAAGCTTTGTCTGCGGCATAAGTCCTTGAAGCGGCGCGTGTCGAGGTCTCTGGCGTGCGATCCGTAATCTTGTATTTCAATGTCACCTTTCATGTTCCCACGAATGAATGCAAGATCAAGATACCGATATCCGTTATTGAAGTCTCGCACCTCCCACTCCGGATATAGATGATCGAAGTTACCAACGACTGGATACCAGATCTTCCGTAAAAACTCGACAGTTCCATGACTGAGCCCTTTTTGTAGCAGCTCTCTTCTTCTATTATTCTTCTCATGTTCAATTTGCTTCTGCATCCACAGCTCGTATTCTAGGTTGAACATAAGCCTCACCTCATTCCATTCCGCGAAAATAAAAATGCC
Above is a genomic segment from Paenibacillus sp. YYML68 containing:
- a CDS encoding transcriptional regulator, yielding MFNLEYELWMQKQIEHEKNNRRRELLQKGLSHGTVEFLRKIWYPVVGNFDHLYPEWEVRDFNNGYRYLDLAFIRGNMKGDIEIQDYGSHARDLDTRRFKDLCRRQSLLSLDDWIYLPIAYLSIREEPEFCKQLILSFLGKFVSCEVNAELSCLEAETVRYARRSLRPFKPNELAAHLRVTDRYARRLLHGLVEKQYLLVVGGNVRYRSYRLNIGDVGYMGLQDESRR